In Microbacterium cremeum, a genomic segment contains:
- a CDS encoding general stress protein, with amino-acid sequence MTMMGGRFPQGSDEVGQTVASFPTYEAAQKAVSSLIAADIPAREIAIVGQGLRSIERVTGRLGYASAARSGAINGLLLGLLFSAILVIGSPSVPIQAFVGVLFVGIAIGMLMSLVTYSFVRRRRDYASVMQVVADHYEVTVTSASVHRARQVLGPQSATPPAEVVRPAEAATEPPKYGERVSSPDSSSAPAGPARPAAEPAPDHEPAGTQDDDGGSRASGGPVS; translated from the coding sequence ATGACCATGATGGGAGGGCGTTTCCCCCAGGGCTCCGACGAGGTCGGCCAGACAGTGGCGAGCTTTCCCACGTACGAGGCCGCACAGAAGGCCGTGTCGTCGCTGATCGCCGCCGACATCCCGGCGCGCGAGATCGCCATCGTCGGGCAGGGGCTGCGCTCGATCGAACGGGTCACGGGTCGCCTCGGCTATGCGTCGGCCGCGCGCTCGGGTGCCATCAACGGCCTGCTGCTGGGCCTGCTGTTCTCGGCGATCCTGGTCATCGGGTCGCCTTCCGTGCCGATCCAGGCGTTCGTCGGCGTGCTGTTCGTGGGCATCGCCATCGGCATGCTGATGAGCCTCGTCACCTACTCGTTCGTGCGCCGTCGCCGTGACTACGCGTCGGTCATGCAGGTGGTCGCCGATCACTACGAGGTCACCGTCACCTCGGCCAGCGTCCACCGGGCGCGCCAGGTGCTGGGGCCGCAGTCGGCGACGCCGCCCGCGGAGGTCGTCCGTCCTGCCGAAGCGGCGACCGAACCGCCGAAGTACGGTGAGCGGGTGTCGTCCCCCGATTCGTCCTCGGCGCCGGCAGGGCCCGCACGGCCCGCAGCCGAGCCGGCTCCCGACCACGAGCCTGCGGGCACACAGGACGACGACGGCGGTTCCCGCGCGTCCGGCGGCCCCGTGTCATGA
- a CDS encoding alpha/beta family hydrolase, with protein sequence MTGAVRELRIPVALPSAQVEVSADVTQPGDSWACVALAHGAGAGYRHPFLVGFARGLAGEGVATLRFNFPYVEAGRRMPGPAAHAVATWAAVHAAAGERAGGVPVFAAGKSYGGRMASMAAAEGVIAPAGLVYLGYPLHPPGNPEKARTAHLPDVPQPQLFVEGTTDPFIDPHEQLERAVASCRRAQIAWVEGGGHSFEIKGRKRPADEVGAELAPLVAAWMRGLV encoded by the coding sequence ATGACCGGCGCGGTCCGCGAGCTGCGCATTCCCGTGGCGCTGCCCAGCGCCCAGGTCGAGGTCTCGGCCGACGTCACGCAGCCCGGGGACTCGTGGGCGTGCGTCGCACTCGCACACGGCGCGGGGGCCGGGTACCGGCATCCGTTCCTCGTGGGATTCGCCCGGGGGCTGGCCGGCGAGGGAGTCGCGACGCTGCGGTTCAACTTCCCCTACGTCGAGGCGGGGCGACGGATGCCGGGACCCGCGGCTCACGCGGTCGCCACGTGGGCGGCGGTCCATGCCGCGGCGGGCGAGCGGGCCGGCGGAGTCCCGGTGTTCGCCGCGGGGAAGTCGTACGGAGGGCGCATGGCGTCCATGGCCGCCGCGGAGGGGGTCATCGCACCCGCGGGGCTCGTGTACCTCGGGTACCCGCTGCATCCGCCCGGAAACCCCGAGAAGGCGCGCACCGCGCACCTGCCCGACGTGCCGCAGCCGCAGCTGTTCGTCGAGGGCACGACGGATCCGTTCATTGATCCGCACGAGCAGCTGGAGCGGGCCGTGGCATCGTGCCGGCGGGCGCAGATCGCGTGGGTCGAAGGCGGCGGGCACTCCTTCGAGATCAAGGGGCGCAAGCGCCCCGCGGACGAGGTCGGGGCGGAGCTCGCCCCCCTCGTCGCGGCATGGATGCGCGGACTCGTCTAG
- a CDS encoding gamma-glutamyltransferase family protein, whose amino-acid sequence MSASTHWLATGTAQSVLERGGNAFDAAVAAAFVLHVAEPHLNGPGGDLVAIFQERDAAAPTVLMGQGPAPAGATIEHYRSEGLDLVPGAGALAAAVPGAVDAWLLLLRDKGTWELADVLDYAIGYARDGHPLVAGAAATIARVADLFRDHWPTSAALWMPDGEPPATGTVVRNPAYAAVLDGLVHASCAVRDDGPVGRAARIEAARREWRTGIVAHEATAFGATPHRHSDGAVHGGVMDLEDFAAFEAGYEPAVTRDFRGRTIAKAGAWTQGPALLQTLALLEPLADDLLDPSHEAGAHTILEAQKLALADRDAWFGDAEVDLEALLADDYLAARRDLIGERASAQFRPGTVDGRRGFQPPLRTTYGPGVAGTGEPTVARGEARIGRNGETRGDTCHLDVIDRWGNIVSATPSGGWLQSSPAIPALGFCLGTRLQMTWLEPGHPSSLVPGRRPRTTLTPTLVLRDGAPEFAIGSPGGDQQDQWQLLALLRIIVGGYAPQQAIDAPALHTTAMPESFWPRTWTPAGAVVEDRLGDDVIEGLERRGHVVTRAGDWSLGRVSAVGRDAASGVLWAAANPRGMQGYAAGR is encoded by the coding sequence ATGTCGGCGTCGACGCACTGGCTGGCGACCGGAACGGCGCAGTCCGTGCTCGAGCGCGGCGGCAACGCGTTCGATGCCGCCGTGGCGGCCGCGTTCGTGCTGCACGTGGCGGAGCCGCACCTGAACGGGCCGGGCGGCGACCTGGTGGCGATCTTCCAGGAACGGGATGCCGCGGCCCCGACCGTGCTGATGGGTCAGGGGCCGGCGCCGGCCGGCGCCACGATCGAGCACTACCGCAGCGAGGGCCTGGATCTCGTCCCGGGCGCGGGAGCCCTCGCGGCGGCCGTCCCGGGCGCGGTCGACGCGTGGCTGCTGCTGCTGCGCGACAAGGGCACGTGGGAGCTCGCCGACGTCCTGGATTACGCGATCGGCTACGCCCGCGACGGGCACCCGCTCGTCGCGGGCGCCGCGGCGACGATCGCGCGCGTCGCCGACCTGTTCCGCGACCATTGGCCGACCTCCGCCGCACTGTGGATGCCCGATGGCGAGCCGCCCGCAACGGGGACCGTCGTGCGCAACCCGGCGTACGCCGCCGTGCTCGACGGGCTCGTCCACGCGTCGTGCGCGGTGCGCGACGACGGCCCGGTGGGGCGTGCGGCCCGTATCGAGGCGGCGCGCCGGGAGTGGCGCACCGGCATCGTTGCCCACGAGGCCACCGCGTTCGGAGCGACCCCCCACCGCCACTCCGACGGCGCGGTCCACGGCGGTGTCATGGACCTCGAGGACTTCGCGGCGTTCGAGGCCGGATACGAGCCGGCGGTGACGCGCGACTTCCGCGGCCGCACCATCGCCAAGGCGGGCGCGTGGACGCAGGGACCCGCGCTGCTGCAGACACTCGCCCTCCTCGAGCCGCTCGCCGACGACCTGCTCGATCCCTCCCACGAGGCCGGTGCCCACACGATCCTCGAGGCGCAGAAGCTCGCGCTCGCCGATCGCGACGCGTGGTTCGGCGACGCGGAGGTCGACCTCGAGGCGCTCCTCGCCGACGACTACCTCGCGGCGCGGCGCGACCTCATCGGCGAACGCGCGTCCGCGCAGTTCCGCCCCGGCACGGTCGACGGCCGCCGCGGCTTCCAGCCGCCGCTGCGCACGACGTACGGCCCGGGCGTCGCAGGTACGGGCGAGCCCACGGTCGCGCGCGGCGAAGCCCGCATCGGGCGCAACGGCGAGACGCGCGGCGACACGTGCCACCTGGACGTGATCGATCGCTGGGGCAACATCGTGTCGGCGACGCCGTCGGGCGGCTGGCTGCAGTCGTCCCCCGCGATCCCCGCCCTGGGCTTCTGCCTCGGCACCCGGCTGCAGATGACGTGGCTCGAACCGGGGCATCCGTCATCCCTCGTCCCGGGCCGCCGTCCGCGCACGACGCTCACCCCGACGCTCGTGCTGCGAGACGGCGCACCCGAGTTCGCCATCGGGTCGCCCGGAGGAGACCAGCAGGATCAGTGGCAGCTTCTCGCGCTGCTGCGGATCATCGTGGGCGGCTACGCGCCGCAGCAGGCGATCGACGCCCCCGCCCTGCACACCACGGCGATGCCCGAGTCGTTCTGGCCGCGCACCTGGACACCGGCCGGCGCCGTCGTCGAGGACCGCCTCGGCGACGACGTCATCGAGGGCCTCGAGCGCCGGGGCCATGTCGTGACGCGCGCCGGCGACTGGTCGCTCGGTCGCGTGTCGGCGGTCGGCCGCGACGCCGCGTCGGGCGTGTTGTGGGCGGCGGCGAACCCGCGCGGCATGCAGGGCTACGCGGCAGGCCGCTGA
- a CDS encoding aminopeptidase P family protein has product MSSAADRTTGTAGDTIAAPEAGSSTTEPTTTTNRRQPYGQGFLDTISTGWAERPDSTPPARAQAAFAAARRDAVSAAFPGRRLVIPAGELKQRSNDTDYPFRAHSAFSHLTGWASDSEPGAVLVFEPSTEGGHDVTLYFRERADRTTSEFYSDASIGEFWIGPRPALAGVAADLGLATAHVDDFESRDGDVVLDEDDELTRFVSELRLVKDAYEIEQMRLAVEVTANGFDDIVANLAGIAAHPRGERVVEGVFHQRARSDGNAVGYDTIAASGPHACYLHWTRNDGAVMPGDLILIDAGAEVDSLYTADITRTLPVSGRFTDIQRKIYETVREAADAAFAAAKPGVRFRSVHEAAMRVIATRVAEWGLLPVTADEALDADRGGHHRRYMVHGTSHHLGIDVHDCAQARRDMYYDGLLEPGMVFTIEPGLYFQIDDLTVPEEYRGIGVRIEDDILMTEEGAVNLSAGIPRTADEVEAWIARGGR; this is encoded by the coding sequence ATGAGCAGCGCAGCCGACCGGACCACGGGCACCGCGGGCGACACGATCGCCGCACCCGAAGCCGGCTCCTCCACGACCGAGCCCACGACCACCACCAACCGGCGTCAGCCCTACGGGCAGGGATTCCTCGACACCATCTCGACCGGCTGGGCGGAACGCCCCGACTCCACGCCGCCCGCACGCGCCCAGGCGGCCTTCGCGGCGGCACGCCGCGACGCGGTCTCGGCGGCGTTCCCCGGCCGACGGCTCGTCATCCCCGCCGGTGAGCTCAAGCAGCGCAGCAACGACACCGACTACCCGTTCCGGGCGCACTCCGCGTTCTCTCACCTCACCGGGTGGGCCTCCGACTCCGAGCCCGGCGCGGTGCTGGTGTTCGAACCGAGCACCGAGGGCGGCCACGACGTCACGCTCTACTTCCGTGAGCGTGCCGACCGCACGACGAGCGAGTTCTACTCGGATGCCTCGATCGGCGAGTTCTGGATCGGCCCGCGGCCGGCGCTGGCCGGCGTCGCCGCCGACCTGGGGCTCGCCACCGCGCACGTGGACGACTTCGAGTCGCGTGACGGCGATGTCGTCCTCGACGAGGACGACGAGCTCACGCGTTTCGTGTCGGAGCTGCGCCTGGTCAAGGACGCGTACGAGATCGAGCAGATGAGGCTCGCGGTCGAGGTGACGGCGAACGGCTTCGACGACATCGTCGCCAACCTGGCGGGCATCGCCGCGCATCCTCGCGGCGAGCGCGTCGTCGAGGGCGTGTTCCACCAGCGGGCACGCAGCGACGGCAACGCCGTCGGCTACGACACGATCGCCGCATCCGGGCCGCACGCCTGCTACCTGCACTGGACGCGCAACGACGGTGCGGTGATGCCGGGCGACCTCATCCTCATCGACGCAGGCGCCGAGGTCGACAGCCTCTACACCGCCGACATCACGCGGACGCTTCCCGTCAGCGGGCGCTTCACCGATATCCAGCGCAAGATCTACGAGACGGTGCGCGAGGCCGCCGACGCGGCGTTCGCCGCGGCGAAGCCCGGCGTTCGGTTCCGGTCGGTGCACGAGGCGGCGATGCGCGTCATCGCGACCCGGGTCGCCGAGTGGGGGCTCCTGCCCGTCACCGCCGACGAGGCGCTCGACGCGGACCGCGGCGGCCATCACCGCCGGTACATGGTGCACGGCACGAGCCACCACCTCGGCATCGACGTGCACGACTGCGCGCAGGCGCGCCGGGACATGTACTACGACGGCCTCCTCGAGCCCGGCATGGTCTTCACGATCGAGCCGGGGCTGTACTTCCAGATCGACGACCTCACCGTGCCCGAGGAGTACCGCGGCATCGGCGTGCGCATCGAGGACGACATCCTCATGACGGAGGAGGGCGCGGTGAACCTGTCGGCCGGCATTCCGCGCACCGCCGACGAGGTGGAGGCCTGGATCGCCCGCGGCGGTCGTTGA